The Fragaria vesca subsp. vesca linkage group LG2, FraVesHawaii_1.0, whole genome shotgun sequence genome includes a window with the following:
- the LOC101305825 gene encoding cytochrome P450 84A1-like, whose protein sequence is MLFFLLLLLFVSLIFLFRSTRKLPYPPGPKGLPIVGNMLMLDQLTHRGLAQLGKLYGGLVHLQIGVLHIMAVSTPEMAREILQAQDSVFANRPANVTIAYLTYDRADMAFANYGPFWRRMRKICVMNIFSRKRAESWASVREEIDETVRTVAEKVGSPVNIGELVFALTRNITYRAAFGSKSHEGQDEFMKILQEFSKLFGAFNMQDFLPWLGWMHGQAFQNRMAKARKSLDVFIDKIIDDHMTKKTTKENGIEAETDMVDELLAFIRNDASMDIDDSNSGFALTRDNIKALVMDVMFGGTETVASVIEWTLAELMKSPQDLIKVQQELVDVVGLNRRVQETDLENLTYLKCAVKEALRLHPPIPLLLHEAAEDGVVAGYSFPAGSRVYINAWAIGRDPSAWDEPDKFKPSRFLKDGSPDFKGNDFEFIPFGSGRRSCPGMALGLYGLEMAVAHLLHCFTWELPDGMKASELDMNDVFGLTAPRAVQLVAVPHYRLNCPL, encoded by the exons ATGTTGTTCTTTCTTCTCCTTCTTTTATTTGTTTCCTTGATTTTCTTGTTTAGGTCAACAAGAAAACTCCCATACCCACCAGGTCCAAAAGGGTTACCTATTGTCGGTAACATGCTAATGTTGGACCAGCTCACGCACCGAGGGCTGGCCCAACTTGGCAAACTATATGGCGGTCTTGTCCATCTCCAAATAGGCGTGCTACATATCATGGCTGTATCAACCCCTGAAATGGCACGCGAAATCCTCCAAGCCCAAGACAGTGTCTTTGCTAATCGGCCCGCCAATGTTACAATTGCCTACTTGACATACGACCGAGCCGACATGGCGTTTGCCAACTACGGCCCTTTTTGGCGTCGCATGCGTAAAATTTGTGTCATGAATATATTTAGCCGAAAACGGGCCGAATCATGGGCCTCGGTACGTGAGGAAATCGATGAAACTGTTCGGACTGTGGCGGAAAAAGTTGGTTCACCAGTAAACATTGGGGAGTTGGTTTTCGCCCTCACACGAAACATTACCTACCGAGCTGCGTTTGGCTCAAAATCGCATGAAGGGCAAGACGAATTTATGAAGATTTTGCAAGAATTTTCAAAGCTTTTTGGAGCATTCAATATGCAAGATTTCCTACCATGGTTGGGTTGGATGCATGGACAAGCATTCCAAAATAGAATGGCCAAAGCTCGCAAATCGTTAGATGTGTTCATCGATAAGATTATCGATGACCACATGACTAAGAAGACTACTAAGGAAAATGGCATTGAGGCTGAGACAGATATGGTGGATGAATTACTCGCTTTTATTAGAAATGATGCTTCAATGGACATTGATGACTCCAATTCTGGCTTTGCCCTCACCAGAGATAATATCAAGGCGCTCGTAATG GATGTCATGTTTGGTGGAACTGAAACAGTTGCGTCAGTAATCGAATGGACCCTTGCAGAGCTTATGAAGAGTCCACAAGATCTCATAAAGGTTCAACAAGAGCTCGTTGATGTTGTAGGGTTGAACCGTAGAGTGCAAGAAACCGACCTGGAAAACCTAACCTACCTCAAATGTGCAGTCAAGGAAGCCCTCCGTCTCCACCCACCAATCCCTCTCCTCCTCCACGAGGCCGCCGAGGACGGCGTCGTGGCCGGGTACTCATTCCCCGCAGGATCACGGGTCTACATCAACGCGTGGGCGATAGGGCGTGACCCTTCTGCATGGGACGAGCCTGACAAGTTCAAACCCTCAAGGTTTCTGAAAGATGGCTCCCCGGATTTCAAAGGGAATGACTTCGAGTTCATCCCATTCGGGTCCGGCAGGAGGTCTTGTCCGGGCATGGCGCTAGGGCTTTATGGGTTGGAGATGGCTGTGGCTCATCTGCTTCATTGTTTTACGTGGGAGTTGCCGGATGGGATGAAGGCTAGTGAGCTTGACATGAACGACGTGTTTGGATTGACTGCACCAAGAGCTGTTCAGCTCGTTGCTGTGCCACACTACAGGTTGAACTGCCCGCTTTGA